From Mucilaginibacter rubeus, a single genomic window includes:
- a CDS encoding aspartate kinase, with product MLTVEKIGGTSMTALGDVIKNIILFERSGDQLYNRIFVVSAFSGVTNLLLENKKTGAPGVYHKLANYKDFHTPLKQLITRLKQINKTYESLGLNIAEADKYIETRIKDAQTYLENLANILASGYVGKEGILQAAREILASIGESHSAFNFTNILQNMGINATLVDLSGFHDHRALTIDQRIKKDLTHIDFTKTITIVTGYAKGTEGIMREFDRGYSEVTFSKIAVAVEPQEAIIHKEYHLCTADPQLVGVENCFPVGNTNYDVADQLADVGMEAIHPKASKPLEINDIDLRIKNTFQPEHPGTLITREYICDKKRVEVITGTEKVVMIDIYDPSMVGNVGTDFHIMQLFYKFGVSYSFKATSANSISIVIWEKDLNKKLISELEDNYEKVTVEKMAMVCLIGSNMDQPGLLAKAATALAQKGINIKSGGFALRMVNIQFLVAREDFNEAIRALNKAMC from the coding sequence ATGTTAACAGTAGAAAAAATTGGCGGTACATCTATGACCGCTTTGGGTGATGTGATCAAAAACATTATCCTGTTTGAACGCAGCGGCGACCAGCTTTACAACCGCATATTTGTAGTATCAGCATTCTCGGGAGTAACTAACCTCCTGCTCGAAAACAAAAAGACAGGCGCTCCGGGTGTATATCACAAGCTTGCCAACTACAAGGATTTCCATACACCGCTAAAACAACTTATTACCCGTTTAAAGCAGATCAATAAAACTTATGAAAGCCTTGGCCTGAACATAGCCGAAGCTGATAAGTACATTGAAACAAGAATTAAGGACGCGCAAACTTACCTTGAAAACCTGGCCAATATATTGGCATCCGGTTATGTAGGCAAGGAAGGTATATTGCAGGCGGCCCGTGAAATCCTGGCTTCGATAGGCGAAAGTCACTCGGCTTTTAACTTTACCAATATCCTGCAAAATATGGGTATTAACGCGACTTTAGTTGACCTGAGCGGATTTCATGATCATCGCGCGTTAACCATCGATCAGCGTATAAAAAAAGACCTTACCCATATCGATTTTACAAAAACCATCACCATTGTTACCGGCTATGCTAAAGGTACCGAGGGCATTATGCGCGAATTTGACCGTGGCTACTCTGAGGTTACTTTCAGCAAAATTGCCGTTGCAGTAGAACCACAGGAAGCTATCATTCACAAGGAGTACCACCTTTGTACTGCCGACCCTCAATTGGTTGGCGTTGAAAACTGTTTCCCGGTTGGTAACACCAACTATGACGTTGCCGATCAGCTGGCCGATGTAGGCATGGAAGCTATTCACCCTAAGGCTTCAAAACCGCTGGAAATAAACGACATCGACCTGAGGATCAAAAACACCTTCCAGCCAGAGCACCCCGGAACATTGATAACCCGCGAATACATTTGCGATAAAAAACGTGTGGAAGTTATTACCGGTACCGAAAAGGTAGTAATGATTGATATTTACGACCCTTCAATGGTTGGCAACGTAGGTACCGATTTCCACATCATGCAGTTGTTTTACAAGTTTGGCGTTAGCTACAGCTTTAAAGCTACCAGTGCCAATAGCATTTCTATTGTGATATGGGAAAAAGACCTCAATAAAAAATTGATCAGCGAACTGGAAGATAATTATGAAAAAGTAACCGTCGAAAAAATGGCTATGGTTTGCCTGATAGGTTCCAACATGGATCAGCCTGGCTTGCTGGCCAAGGCAGCTACAGCTCTTGCTCAAAAAGGCATCAATATCAAAAGCGGCGGCTTTGCATTAAGAATGGTAAACATCCAGTTTTTAGTAGCCCGCGAAGATTTTAACGAAGCTATCCGCGCTTTAAACAAAGCAATGTGCTAA
- the proC gene encoding pyrroline-5-carboxylate reductase, whose protein sequence is MNSQQHISILGSGNIGLSLAKGLVKSGICKPQQISLTRRNVAALSQYADQGYLVSDNNLRAVRKADIIVLAVLPQQLNKLLDEIKPSLKPDKQLLISVISGVSCADIRQHLDLNVQIVRAMPNTAIAIGHSMTCIATDTGTNKNINLAKSLFDTVGVTIQINEELMTSATALCACGIAFFLRSIRAASQGGTEIGFHAHDALKMAAQTAKGAADLLLQLASHPEQEIDKVTSPSGCTIAGLNEMEHHGFSSAMIKGIRLSAEKAGDLYKKDS, encoded by the coding sequence ATGAACTCACAACAGCACATTTCAATATTAGGCTCCGGTAATATAGGCCTGTCATTAGCCAAAGGTTTAGTTAAATCGGGGATTTGTAAACCTCAGCAAATATCGTTGACCCGCCGTAACGTAGCCGCGCTGTCTCAATATGCCGACCAGGGATACCTTGTGTCAGATAACAACCTGCGTGCCGTACGTAAGGCTGATATTATTGTACTGGCTGTATTACCGCAGCAACTCAATAAACTATTAGATGAAATCAAGCCATCGTTAAAACCGGATAAACAATTATTGATATCTGTTATCTCCGGCGTTAGCTGCGCCGATATTCGCCAGCATCTTGACCTTAACGTACAGATAGTTCGTGCTATGCCTAATACAGCCATTGCTATCGGCCATTCCATGACCTGTATCGCTACCGATACCGGCACAAACAAAAATATCAACCTGGCCAAATCGCTTTTTGATACGGTAGGTGTTACCATACAAATCAACGAGGAGTTGATGACATCCGCCACTGCTCTTTGCGCTTGCGGTATCGCGTTCTTCCTGAGGTCTATCCGCGCTGCTTCACAAGGCGGAACGGAGATCGGCTTTCATGCCCATGATGCGCTAAAAATGGCGGCACAAACCGCTAAAGGAGCAGCGGACCTGCTATTACAACTTGCATCGCACCCTGAACAGGAAATTGATAAGGTAACTTCCCCAAGCGGTTGTACCATTGCGGGCCTCAACGAGATGGAACACCATGGCTTCAGCTCGGCCATGATCAAAGGGATCCGCCTGTCTGCCGAAAAAGCCGGCGACCTATATAAAAAGGATAGTTAA
- the argB gene encoding acetylglutamate kinase translates to MNKIDTDHIKTGKLSSNKSLYIIKIGGNVIDNSENLYHFLKDFEALDGLKILVHGGGKVATQMAEDLGIESKMVDGRRITDIETLRVVTMVYGGLINKNIVAQLQRFGNNAIGLTGADGNFIKAVKRPVKTIDYGFVGDIVKDSINPENISRLLEAGFTPVFCAITHDGEGQLLNTNADTIASALAVSLSGLYDTTLIYCFEKKGVLKDINDEESLIREINPQHYEDLKVEKIIHSGMLPKLDNAFTAIACGVKAVIIGKSDDLGQLKDNKPFGTRLTKNA, encoded by the coding sequence ATGAATAAAATTGATACAGATCATATCAAAACGGGCAAATTATCATCAAATAAGAGCCTTTATATAATCAAAATAGGTGGAAACGTCATCGATAACTCCGAAAACCTGTATCATTTTTTAAAGGACTTTGAAGCCCTTGATGGCCTCAAAATCCTGGTACACGGAGGTGGAAAAGTGGCCACGCAAATGGCCGAAGATTTAGGTATCGAATCTAAAATGGTTGATGGCAGGCGCATCACCGATATCGAAACATTAAGGGTGGTTACCATGGTTTATGGCGGCCTCATCAATAAAAATATAGTAGCGCAACTGCAACGCTTCGGCAATAATGCCATAGGCTTAACCGGTGCCGATGGTAACTTTATTAAAGCAGTTAAACGACCGGTAAAAACAATAGACTATGGCTTTGTGGGCGATATTGTTAAAGACTCTATCAATCCCGAAAACATTAGTCGCTTGCTGGAAGCAGGCTTTACCCCTGTTTTTTGCGCCATAACCCACGATGGTGAAGGGCAATTGCTAAACACCAACGCTGATACCATAGCTTCGGCCCTGGCGGTATCGTTATCGGGATTGTATGACACCACACTGATATACTGTTTTGAGAAAAAAGGTGTGTTAAAAGATATTAATGACGAAGAATCGTTGATAAGGGAAATTAACCCTCAGCATTATGAGGATTTAAAAGTGGAAAAGATAATACATAGCGGAATGCTGCCTAAACTTGATAATGCTTTTACCGCGATTGCTTGCGGTGTAAAAGCGGTAATTATCGGCAAATCAGATGATCTTGGTCAATTGAAGGATAACAAACCATTTGGAACACGTTTAACTAAAAACGCATGA
- a CDS encoding NAD(P)/FAD-dependent oxidoreductase: MEQKKNTRPRVAIIGGGFGGIQLAKKLKNAPVDVLMIDKHNYHTFQPLLYQVAGGSIAADSIGFPLRRIFTRQNNFRFALAEVKKINPESNTLDTDIGTIYYDYLAIATGSNTNFFGNKEIEHFAMPMKNIPEALNLRSLILQNLETSLVSKDPEEKAALMTFVVVGGGPTGVELSGALAEMRELILMKDYHGLRKHSMRVYLVEGKAELLASFSVGARAKAKKFLEDMDVTIYNSAHVQSYNGYELKIDNGTSLLTRNVLWAAGVKGEVPEGISADNIARGNRILVDEFNKVKGYENIYAIGDVAAMISDEYPNGHPGVAPVAIQQGQNLGENVYRMFERQPLKPFKYRDKGSLATIGRNKAVADLGKIHFQGFFAWLVWGFVHIMSLAGFTNKGIIFFSWAINYFTKNSDNRLIVRFFDNETRMTDPESR; encoded by the coding sequence ATGGAGCAAAAAAAGAATACCAGGCCACGGGTGGCAATTATTGGGGGAGGATTTGGAGGGATACAATTAGCTAAAAAATTAAAAAACGCGCCTGTTGATGTGCTGATGATCGACAAGCACAATTATCACACCTTCCAGCCCTTATTGTACCAGGTTGCAGGAGGCTCCATAGCTGCAGACTCAATCGGTTTCCCTTTAAGGCGGATTTTTACCAGGCAAAATAATTTCCGCTTCGCGCTTGCTGAGGTAAAAAAGATCAATCCCGAAAGTAATACACTCGATACCGATATCGGTACTATTTATTACGATTACCTGGCTATTGCTACCGGCTCAAATACCAACTTTTTCGGCAACAAAGAGATAGAACATTTTGCAATGCCGATGAAGAATATCCCGGAGGCTTTAAACTTAAGGAGCCTGATCCTTCAAAATCTTGAAACCTCACTGGTATCTAAAGATCCCGAAGAAAAAGCTGCCTTGATGACTTTTGTTGTTGTTGGCGGAGGCCCAACCGGTGTGGAATTATCTGGAGCACTTGCTGAAATGCGCGAGTTGATACTCATGAAAGATTATCATGGCTTACGCAAACACAGCATGAGGGTTTATCTTGTTGAAGGCAAAGCCGAATTACTCGCTTCCTTTTCGGTTGGTGCAAGGGCAAAAGCTAAAAAGTTTTTGGAAGACATGGATGTAACCATTTACAATAGCGCGCATGTGCAAAGTTATAATGGCTACGAACTCAAGATAGATAATGGTACATCGCTTTTGACCCGTAATGTACTTTGGGCTGCAGGGGTAAAGGGCGAGGTGCCGGAGGGGATTTCTGCTGATAATATAGCGCGGGGAAATCGAATCCTGGTTGACGAGTTTAACAAGGTAAAGGGCTACGAAAATATTTATGCCATAGGCGATGTTGCCGCTATGATCAGTGATGAATATCCAAACGGACATCCCGGTGTAGCACCGGTAGCTATTCAGCAGGGGCAAAACCTTGGAGAAAATGTTTACCGCATGTTTGAGCGTCAGCCGCTGAAGCCTTTCAAATATCGCGATAAAGGTTCATTGGCAACTATTGGCCGGAATAAAGCTGTGGCTGATTTAGGAAAAATTCATTTCCAGGGATTTTTTGCCTGGCTGGTATGGGGTTTTGTGCACATTATGTCGCTTGCAGGCTTCACCAATAAGGGGATCATATTTTTTAGCTGGGCCATTAACTATTTCACCAAAAACAGCGATAACCGACTGATTGTGCGCTTTTTTGACAACGAAACCCGGATGACCGATCCTGAATCAAGATAG
- a CDS encoding cation:proton antiporter: protein MDLFVVIALLVIVSAIFSYLNARFIKLPGTIGIVLLATITSITILIVDKVDSSIADYLGALAKSINFSKAVLNILLGFLLFSSSFNLDGRKLKKEMRPVFVLSTLGVIISTAAFGFLLFYAAPVFHIHMPLIYCLLFGALISPTDPVAVSAIIRNSKLPANLETIISGESLFNDGIGLILFVIILEIARVGEEKIELAKVTVLIIKEIIGGAVAGAILGYIAHKLMHAVKDFQTIVLISLALVMGLSVLAVLLGFSLPLSVVVAGLFAGGQSINQDNKEKSHEALEKFWKLVDEILNTILFVMIGLQLVNLPFVNNYWVTGSISIITVLIARWLSIALPLTFLKQTLKVNYSNVNIMTWAGLRGGISIALALSLPNTPYRHLILSGSYFIVIFSVIVQGLTLNAMINRASRKVEG from the coding sequence ATGGATCTGTTTGTTGTAATTGCTTTACTGGTTATTGTCAGCGCGATTTTCTCATATCTAAACGCGCGCTTTATTAAGCTGCCGGGTACAATTGGCATTGTGCTGCTGGCAACCATCACATCTATAACCATACTTATTGTCGATAAGGTTGATTCGTCAATTGCCGATTATCTTGGTGCGCTGGCTAAAAGTATCAATTTTTCAAAAGCGGTGTTGAATATCCTGCTTGGTTTTCTGCTTTTTTCAAGCTCATTTAACCTGGATGGCCGGAAGCTGAAGAAAGAAATGCGACCGGTATTTGTACTGAGCACCTTGGGCGTAATTATTTCAACAGCCGCATTTGGGTTCCTGTTGTTTTATGCAGCCCCGGTTTTTCATATCCACATGCCATTGATCTATTGTTTGTTGTTCGGTGCTTTGATCTCACCAACTGATCCGGTAGCGGTATCGGCCATTATCCGGAACTCGAAATTACCGGCCAACCTTGAAACCATTATTTCGGGCGAATCCCTGTTTAATGATGGGATAGGGCTTATTTTGTTTGTAATTATCCTGGAAATAGCCCGTGTAGGCGAAGAGAAAATTGAGCTGGCCAAAGTGACGGTGCTTATTATTAAAGAAATTATTGGAGGGGCGGTAGCCGGAGCTATTTTAGGCTACATAGCCCATAAGCTGATGCACGCCGTTAAAGATTTTCAGACCATTGTATTGATCTCGCTGGCACTGGTAATGGGCTTGTCGGTATTAGCTGTATTACTTGGTTTCTCGTTACCGCTATCGGTTGTTGTAGCCGGATTATTTGCAGGAGGGCAATCCATTAACCAGGATAATAAAGAAAAATCGCACGAGGCGCTCGAAAAATTCTGGAAATTGGTTGATGAGATCCTGAATACTATTCTATTTGTGATGATCGGTCTGCAATTGGTTAACCTGCCCTTTGTGAATAATTATTGGGTTACGGGGAGTATTTCCATTATTACTGTATTAATAGCGCGTTGGCTTAGTATCGCGTTACCGCTCACGTTTTTAAAGCAAACCCTTAAGGTAAATTATAGCAATGTCAATATCATGACCTGGGCGGGTTTGCGCGGGGGCATTTCCATAGCTTTGGCTTTGTCGCTGCCTAATACGCCTTATCGGCACCTGATTTTATCGGGAAGTTATTTTATTGTGATATTCTCGGTAATAGTACAGGGATTAACGCTCAATGCTATGATTAACCGGGCGTCAAGAAAGGTGGAAGGATAG
- a CDS encoding FMN-binding negative transcriptional regulator, translating to MYTPKHFQLTDEQEAISFMQRYSFATIVTATDNVPFATHIPFLVSKRDDKIVLSSHFAKANPQANEIIGKDILVIFTEPHAYISPKHYEKETNVPTWNYIAVHAYGKANILSEGEQTANLLAQMISNYEADYLTQWNNLPDEYKQRIMKGIVAFEIIVDDLQGKQKLSQNRSEVERENITKALSNSSDTVEAEIGKYMSRIK from the coding sequence ATGTATACTCCTAAACACTTCCAGTTAACGGATGAGCAGGAAGCTATCAGTTTTATGCAACGCTATAGTTTTGCTACTATCGTTACGGCTACCGATAATGTTCCCTTTGCAACCCATATTCCCTTTTTGGTAAGCAAACGCGATGATAAAATTGTGTTGTCATCTCATTTCGCTAAAGCTAATCCTCAGGCAAATGAAATTATTGGGAAAGATATTTTGGTGATATTTACCGAGCCTCACGCCTACATATCACCTAAACATTACGAAAAGGAAACCAACGTACCTACCTGGAATTATATAGCGGTGCATGCCTATGGCAAAGCCAATATTTTATCAGAGGGCGAACAAACAGCCAATCTTTTAGCGCAAATGATCAGTAATTATGAGGCTGATTATCTAACCCAATGGAATAACCTGCCCGACGAGTACAAGCAACGGATAATGAAAGGTATTGTAGCTTTTGAAATCATAGTTGACGACCTTCAGGGTAAACAAAAGCTTAGTCAAAACCGTAGCGAAGTAGAGCGGGAAAATATCACCAAAGCATTAAGTAATAGTAGTGATACGGTTGAAGCAGAGATCGGCAAATACATGTCGCGTATTAAGTAA
- a CDS encoding N-acetylornithine carbamoyltransferase, with protein sequence MKLFSSVNDVTDVNALVKEALALKQDPFAHQQLGKNKTLALVFLNPSLRTRMSTQKAAMNLGMNVMVLNIDKEGWALELRDGVIMDGTTVEHIREAAGVMGQYADIIGVRSFPGLRNREEDYSEMIFNKFVEFCKVPVVSLESATRHPLQSLADLITIEELKKTARPKVVLTWAPHIKPLPQAVPNSFSEWMCKADVDFTIVQPKGYELCTDFTQGANISYNQDEALAGADFIYVKNWSAYEPYGNILGKHEEWMLTNKKLEQTNDAKVMHCLPVRRNLELSDEILDGPSSIVVHEAGNRVWAAQAVLKQMLESL encoded by the coding sequence ATGAAATTATTTTCTTCTGTTAATGACGTAACTGACGTTAACGCACTTGTAAAAGAGGCATTGGCGCTTAAGCAGGATCCATTTGCCCATCAGCAACTTGGTAAAAATAAAACGCTTGCCCTGGTATTTTTAAACCCGAGTCTGCGTACCCGTATGAGTACACAAAAGGCAGCCATGAACCTTGGTATGAACGTCATGGTGCTTAATATAGACAAGGAAGGTTGGGCATTGGAACTGCGCGACGGTGTAATTATGGATGGCACTACAGTTGAGCATATCCGTGAAGCTGCAGGTGTTATGGGCCAATATGCTGATATTATTGGTGTACGTTCGTTCCCCGGCTTAAGAAATCGTGAGGAAGATTACAGCGAGATGATTTTCAATAAGTTTGTGGAGTTTTGCAAAGTACCGGTTGTGAGCCTGGAATCGGCAACCCGTCACCCGCTGCAAAGCCTGGCCGATTTAATTACCATTGAAGAGCTAAAGAAAACCGCTCGTCCTAAAGTGGTATTAACCTGGGCTCCACATATTAAACCTCTGCCGCAAGCTGTTCCAAACTCATTTTCGGAATGGATGTGCAAAGCTGATGTTGATTTTACCATTGTACAGCCTAAAGGTTATGAACTTTGTACTGATTTTACGCAAGGTGCAAACATCAGCTATAACCAGGACGAGGCTTTAGCCGGGGCAGATTTCATCTACGTAAAAAACTGGTCGGCTTATGAGCCTTATGGAAACATATTAGGTAAACATGAAGAGTGGATGCTTACCAACAAAAAGCTGGAGCAAACCAATGATGCCAAAGTAATGCATTGTTTACCGGTACGCCGTAACCTGGAGCTTTCTGACGAAATATTAGACGGCCCAAGCTCGATTGTGGTACACGAAGCAGGCAACCGCGTTTGGGCAGCACAGGCCGTGCTAAAACAGATGCTGGAAAGCCTGTAA
- a CDS encoding aspartate aminotransferase family protein: protein MNLFDVYPINPINIVRGQGSLVYDNHDTEYLDMYGGHAVISIGHTHPHYVKRLEDQLHKLGFYSNSIEIPIQKELAEKLGKVSGKEDYQLFLCNSGAEANENALKLASFYNGKKKVIAFSKSFHGRTSLAVAVTDNPKIVAPINETDNVIFLPWADEAALEEAFKNNEISSVIIEGIQGVGGIQVAPESFLQKIRSLCDQYNAVFIADSVQCGYGRTGKFFSHDFAGVDADIYSMAKGMGNGFPVGGIIISPKIQPAYGMLGTTFGGNHLACAAGLAVLETIEQDNLLQNAAEVGGYLIKELNKLEQVKEVRGRGLMIGIELPEELAHARKELLNKHHIFTGEAKPNVIRLLPALNLTKAHADRFLEAFVNVLNQ, encoded by the coding sequence ATGAATCTATTCGACGTATATCCTATAAATCCCATCAACATAGTAAGAGGCCAAGGAAGTTTAGTGTATGATAATCACGACACTGAATACCTTGACATGTACGGTGGTCATGCTGTAATCTCAATTGGTCACACGCACCCTCATTATGTAAAAAGATTAGAAGATCAATTACATAAGCTTGGCTTTTATTCTAACTCTATTGAGATTCCGATTCAGAAAGAATTGGCCGAAAAGTTAGGTAAGGTTTCAGGCAAGGAAGATTACCAGTTATTCCTGTGTAATTCTGGCGCTGAAGCAAATGAGAATGCTTTAAAACTGGCTTCCTTTTACAACGGTAAAAAGAAAGTTATCGCTTTCAGCAAATCATTTCATGGCCGTACTTCGTTAGCTGTTGCTGTAACTGATAACCCTAAGATCGTTGCCCCTATCAACGAAACTGACAATGTGATCTTTTTGCCATGGGCAGATGAAGCAGCTTTAGAAGAAGCCTTTAAAAACAACGAAATTTCTTCGGTAATTATTGAAGGTATTCAGGGCGTAGGCGGCATCCAGGTTGCCCCTGAAAGCTTCCTGCAAAAAATCCGTTCATTGTGCGACCAGTACAATGCAGTATTTATTGCCGATTCTGTGCAATGCGGTTACGGTCGTACAGGTAAATTCTTCTCACATGATTTTGCCGGTGTCGATGCCGATATCTACAGCATGGCTAAAGGTATGGGTAATGGTTTTCCTGTTGGAGGTATCATTATTTCGCCAAAAATACAGCCTGCTTACGGCATGTTAGGTACTACTTTTGGTGGTAATCATCTGGCTTGCGCCGCTGGTTTAGCTGTTCTTGAAACCATTGAACAAGATAACCTATTGCAAAATGCTGCTGAAGTTGGAGGTTACCTAATAAAAGAGCTTAACAAGCTGGAACAGGTTAAAGAAGTTCGTGGTCGCGGTTTAATGATTGGTATCGAATTACCTGAGGAATTAGCCCATGCCCGTAAAGAATTGTTAAACAAGCACCACATATTTACCGGCGAAGCCAAACCCAACGTGATCAGGCTGTTACCTGCGTTAAACTTAACCAAGGCCCATGCCGATAGGTTCCTGGAAGCTTTTGTAAATGTATTGAATCAATAA
- the argC gene encoding N-acetyl-gamma-glutamyl-phosphate reductase encodes MLRILINHPNVEIAFVHSNSNAGNYVYEVHTDLFGDTDLKFAAELSTDIDVLFLCVGHGDAKKFLEANAIPDSVKIIDLSQDFRLNQNSTLNGKNFVYGLPELNREAIKTAANIANPGCFATCLQLGLLPLASKGLLNNEVHVTATTGSTGAGQSLSPTSHFTWRNDNLSVYKAFSHQHLNEIGQSLRQLQAGFDKAINFIPYRGDFTRGIIASIYTESDLSEEEALALYQSYYDGHPFTHVTNRNIDLKQIVNTNKCFIQVKKHDNKIFIISIMDNLLKGASGQAVQNMNLLFGLDERAGLRLKAIGF; translated from the coding sequence ATGCTTCGGATCCTGATTAACCATCCCAACGTGGAGATAGCTTTTGTTCACAGCAACAGCAACGCTGGTAACTATGTTTACGAAGTACATACCGACCTTTTTGGCGATACCGATCTGAAATTTGCGGCAGAACTATCTACCGATATTGATGTACTCTTTCTTTGTGTTGGCCATGGTGATGCCAAAAAGTTTCTGGAAGCAAACGCTATTCCCGATTCGGTTAAGATCATTGACCTAAGCCAGGATTTCAGGCTTAACCAAAACTCAACTTTAAACGGTAAAAACTTTGTTTATGGCTTGCCTGAGTTAAATCGTGAGGCCATTAAAACGGCTGCTAATATTGCTAACCCGGGATGCTTTGCTACCTGTTTGCAATTGGGCCTGCTTCCCTTAGCTTCAAAAGGTTTGCTTAATAATGAAGTGCACGTTACTGCTACAACAGGCTCTACAGGTGCGGGGCAAAGCTTATCGCCTACCTCCCACTTTACCTGGCGTAATGATAACCTTTCTGTTTACAAAGCATTCAGTCACCAGCATTTGAATGAGATTGGACAGTCGTTAAGGCAGTTACAAGCTGGCTTTGATAAGGCCATCAATTTTATACCTTACCGTGGCGACTTTACCCGCGGCATTATCGCTTCAATTTACACTGAAAGTGATTTAAGCGAAGAAGAGGCTTTAGCACTTTACCAAAGCTATTACGACGGTCACCCGTTTACGCATGTAACCAACCGCAATATCGATTTAAAGCAGATTGTAAATACCAATAAATGCTTTATCCAGGTAAAAAAACACGATAACAAAATATTCATTATCAGCATAATGGATAACTTACTTAAAGGCGCATCCGGCCAGGCAGTACAGAACATGAACTTATTGTTCGGACTGGACGAGCGCGCAGGCTTACGACTTAAGGCGATCGGCTTTTAA
- a CDS encoding cupin domain-containing protein, translating into MAKMINTAFSKSECLKHYNWGDDCHGWTFIDTEALSVKQELMPPDTAEQLHYHEKATQVFFILKGRATFSIDGEVTVLKPEQGIEIHPGQKHFISNNDRSDLEFILYSYPSTNNDRINLAPNPLKGE; encoded by the coding sequence ATGGCCAAAATGATTAATACAGCGTTTTCAAAAAGTGAATGCTTAAAGCATTATAACTGGGGCGACGATTGTCACGGATGGACCTTCATTGATACCGAAGCTTTGTCCGTTAAGCAGGAGTTAATGCCACCAGATACTGCCGAACAATTGCATTATCACGAGAAAGCTACACAGGTATTTTTCATTTTAAAAGGACGTGCTACATTTTCGATAGACGGCGAGGTTACAGTGTTGAAGCCAGAACAGGGCATCGAGATCCATCCGGGTCAAAAGCATTTTATCAGCAATAACGACCGGAGCGATCTTGAGTTTATTTTATATTCATATCCATCTACAAACAATGATCGGATAAATTTAGCCCCTAACCCCCTAAAGGGGGAATAA